The genome window TCCCAGCCATCGAGAGGAATCTGGAGTCAGAAGAGCAGGAGAGGGTGTCAGCTGACATCAGGATACGTAAATCACAGGTAAATGACGTCCAGgtttcttctgttttgtttttttcttagatTAAAATTTAACCGCTCATGGACATAACCAGATTCAGCACTGCCAAAGGACTGATTAAATCCTAAAATAAGATATATTTCTGGGTGgataaaaaggaaacagaagaaacaacaaatgtttgtaatatttcaaaaaaatctgaaaatcgaACAGAGATctcttaaaatatattttttctttctttttaaaaaaaaacatattttactcatttttaaaatattattatttctattattttcattgtcatttaactgtcatttaaaaaattgccaaatgtttgtttctctttgacattaaaaaatatgttttagatAAGACGATACTTCTGTGCTAATTAATTTTTTCCCTGTTGTCTCCCAGCATGCAGTGCTGTCCAGGAAGTTTGTGGAGGTAATGACAAAGTATAATGAAGCCCAGGTGGACTTCAGGGAGAGGAGTAAAGGACGTATTCAGAGACAACTAGAGATCAGTGAGTGACGGCCATAAAATCATGTGACGGGCCCACGTTTGTCTTTGTTATTAACTTTATTTCTCTTCTCCCCTCTCCAGCTGGGAAAGCAACAACAgatgaggagctggaggagatgtTGGAGAGTGGCAATTCTGCTGTGTTTACTGCAGgggtaagtgtgtgtgcatgcacatgcaTATCTGCTATTTTTAACAGTGCCTTTGACGCTGGTCAGGATGTGGTTGAATAGAGAAAAACCCAAGTTGCCAGTTGCTCAGCAAAACTGCTTGTACCAACTGATTAAAGATTAGCTCTGCGTGTGAGTTGACCTATTGGACTAAAAGTCAGTTTGATCTCTTTTTCcttcttaacccattgacgccgggaaagcattaccgcatttctaccattaaagccgggagcgctgttgcgtcactctaccattaaggccgggacagcggatacgtcgttttgtagtatttttatttttttccacctattttcggtctcttggccaatgaaatgcatcagaatcatgatcagaatacatgtgggagtgtcgcaatgtaTGCAATGTAtgactttatgcgtcgttgagtaccctcaaaagtgcaatatataaaatgtaatattattatttattattattattattattattatgataatttatttatttttttattacagtaggctaatgagaactatgtctatttcttccaatggtcatatcatgtttgcatcttgctaatgggcatgtattagtattatgcataggattttttattcagtcaaatgtaacatttgctgagtttgttgattttttaaaaaactttattgaaggtttggacaaataaactcaacttcgtatgaaagccacgggtttaagctctcaaatactttttgaatttcatttttacctgctacagaggctgaaaaatctatttagtaggtgttgaatttccagaaaaacttcagggtttagggggtcatttgaaaatcgcccataggtttttcaggcatttttttccaggcgctttaggcatTAATGGGTTAAAGCTGGTAGAGGCAGTTTAGCAACAAAGTTTCAGTAAGTTACACACAAGTGTTACTTTTGAGTTTGATGACACATGCTTGGGCTCAGAGGCAGATTCATGAGAGAAGATGGGGAAAAATGCTGATGCGTTCAAGAACACTGCAACACGTttcaattaaaaagaaaattcataTCAGCAGTTAAGGGCTTTAgggtaaaaaatattgtaacaATTTGAATTAAATTGCAATAAAGTTACACACAATCTGTCCCATAAAGAGCAAAGAGACACGCACATGGATAGGCTCAGAAACAAAAAGAGGATCTATTTCAGATATCCAGGTGCAGAGCAGGTTATTTCTTAAAAAATCCCACTTATTCAAAAAGAGAGTACGTCTTTATGTTTTTCTGCAACTCGAGAAGTGAGATTTTTTCGACTACATTAAAGtgacaataatgataataatgctCAACTTATTTTAAAGTTGTGGTTCAAAGCATCAATCAGTCAAAAGTCTGGAATTTTCAAAGAACACTGTTCCTGAAGcaataatagaataaaatcagGCAGTGTACCCTAAATATGTGTGAGATGATGCAAACTAAACCAGATCATGGCCAATCTCTATCAGCCACACTGATCAGAAGAAATACAAaccaaataaaatattacactttttttcattaaacctCTCCTCTCCACAGATTGTGGACGCTGGGATCTCAAAACAAGCCCTGAGTGAGATTGAATCCAGACACAAAGACATTGTCCGTCTGGAAAGCAGCATCAAGGAGCTGCACGATATGTTTGTAGACATTGCCATGTTGGTGGAGAGCCAGGTACGCTCCTCCTCATCCACCTGCCCTTTAATTCACCAACCCCTCAATTACTTCCGGAGTTTTATCTTCtctttcattcatttgtttacTCATTTTGAACCTTTTCTCGTGGCCTTGTGTTCAGTCCtgtttctcctctcttcctgtctccGCTGTGGTCTGACTATCAACCTGCATCTGCTTCCTCTTTTCCAGCTCCATACCTTTCTCACACCTCTCTTTACTCTCCTCTGCCACCGCCACCTCCATCTCATCACCCAACATTGACGGAACCAACACAAATGCATTTAGTAAGATGTACGAATAAAATGATCACGCTCCACGTTAGGAAGAATACAAACACATATTGTTGATCAGTCAGTCACTGTATGTAAATGCAACCATTAGTCTAACCACATATTTCTCACTGCTTAAACCATGCTTTCTGAgggaaaggcttgtttgaggtAAGGGTcgtattttctgctgtttgtcttgtgtgattttttttttttccccccacaaaaCTCTTCATTTTCttaaccattttttatttacagcttTTAGTTTGAAGATGTTTCTTCCAAAAGAAATTCAGCATTAACATACATATGAATGTTCCTCcttgatattttaaataatattccTCATATAGTCATTATTGAAGCTGTAATGTTAGTAACAGTTGAGGTTTTGACGATTTaatcaccagtggtggaatgcaactaagtacaaatactcaagtattgtacttaagtacaagttTAAAGTAACTTTACTcaatatatgtaactttatacttctactttgcTACATTTTAGaaccaaatattgtactttttactccactaaatttagctgccagctacttttcaggtcgagatttaacatgaaaaaattatATCTATTtaataaaatctatatataatCCAATAGTTAatgtggaatatataaaacaatctgagtaggttcattctgcataatgagttcttgtacttttgatactttaagtagatttgGATGCTGATACgttggtacttttactgaaataagttttgaatgcaggattttcacTTTTAGTAGggtcattttacagtgtggtacttttactgaaataagttttgaatgcattacttttagtggagtaattttacagtgtggtacttttacttcagtaagggatctgaatacttctttcatcACTGAAAATCACCAGAAACTAAACGTTTTGGTCAGTGTACTTGCTGAAACCACACGTATTAAGCTGCTTTATGTTTTTAAACCAATGTATTATAGTGTTTTCTGCTTGTGAAGTGTTGCTCTGTATCTGAttgattgttgtgtgttttacagGGTGACATAGCTGACAACATAGAGCAGAATATAGGCAAGTCAGTGGACCATATAACACAGGCTAAGGAACAAACCAAAAAAGCTGTAAGGCATCAGTCCAAAGCACGCAAGGTAATGTACCTTTTTGGTTATGAtgtgttcctgtttttttttttttttttgtgcgtgtgtgccCGCTTTCTCGACACATTTACAgagtttgacacattttaaaccaCACAGTGCACGCACAGACTACAGTCCCTCGCCAATCACACACAACTGTTGTATTCCGTGTGCTTCgctttttgtttctctctcttgttgtttttcttcaccTTCTTTTGTTGCTTCTCGTCACCTCTGACGCTCGTGGCCCGGTGTTAGGGTGGAATGATCGACAGGATTGAGAGCAACATGGACCAGTCAGTGGGCTTTGTGGAACGGGCCGTAGCAGACACTAAGAAAGCCGCAAAGTTTCAGCAAGAGGCTCGCCGTGTGAGTGATCACAGTCAAGAGGAGCGGTCCGGTTTCCCAAAAGCAACagaaacaatattattataGAACAGCGATGTCCTTGAGATTTAAATacaatcaaaatgttttttgtttgctttaacAGGCACAAAGATCAAAGATTCAAGTTTACATATCTGGCCTTGTGTTAGACTATGATCTATGAATTAATTCAATCCATA of Centropristis striata isolate RG_2023a ecotype Rhode Island chromosome 12, C.striata_1.0, whole genome shotgun sequence contains these proteins:
- the stx3b gene encoding syntaxin 3b isoform X1 gives rise to the protein MKDRLEQLRATCDQDDEDVEIAVDNAAFMDEFFCQIEDIRNSIDKIDENVAEVKKLYSVILSAPTSDQKTQDDLEAITNEIKKMANNARNKLKTIERNLESEEQERVSADIRIRKSQHAVLSRKFVEVMTKYNEAQVDFRERSKGRIQRQLEITGKATTDEELEEMLESGNSAVFTAGIVDAGISKQALSEIESRHKDIVRLESSIKELHDMFVDIAMLVESQGDIADNIEQNIGKSVDHITQAKEQTKKAVRHQSKARKKMVIIVVVVLILLALLALIIGLSVGLKTK
- the stx3b gene encoding syntaxin 3b isoform X2 gives rise to the protein MKDRLEQLRATCDQDDEDVEIAVDNAAFMDEFFCQIEDIRNSIDKIDENVAEVKKLYSVILSAPTSDQKTQDDLEAITNEIKKMANNARNKLKTIERNLESEEQERVSADIRIRKSQHAVLSRKFVEVMTKYNEAQVDFRERSKGRIQRQLEITGKATTDEELEEMLESGNSAVFTAGIVDAGISKQALSEIESRHKDIVRLESSIKELHDMFVDIAMLVESQGGMIDRIESNMDQSVGFVERAVADTKKAAKFQQEARRKKMMITLCCAIIGIVGFSYLYSFFS